In the genome of Muntiacus reevesi chromosome 5, mMunRee1.1, whole genome shotgun sequence, one region contains:
- the EML3 gene encoding echinoderm microtubule-associated protein-like 3 isoform X1, with product MDGAGGPGEGPAQEALQSLSRRLQVQEKEMELVKAALAEALRLLRLQAPPTSLQDPGTLGPPRDSPAAPPGLPPTCSPSLVSRGTQTEAEVEVEPPPGPPGLSNGPPAPPGGSEEPSGAQSEGGGSSSSGTGSPGPPGILRLAQPPQRTDTPRRNSSSSSPSERPRQKLSRKAASSANLLLRSGSTESRGGKDPLSSPGGPGSRRSNYNLEGISVKMFLRGRPITMYIPSGIRSLEELPSGPPPETLSLDWVYGYRGRDSRSNLFVLRSGEVVYFIACVVVLYRPGGGPGGPGGGGQRHYRGHTDCVRCLAVHPDGVRVASGQTAGVDKDGKPLQPVVHVWDSETLLKLQEIGLGAFERGVGALAFSVADQGAFLCVVDDSNEHMLSVWDCSRGTKLAEIKSTNDSVLAVGFNPRDSSSIVTSGKSHVHFWNWNGGTGIPGNGTLTRKQGVFGKYKKPKFIPCFVFLPDGDILTGDSEGNILTWGRSLSDSRTPGRGGAKETYGIVAQAHAHEGSIFALCLRRDGTVLSGGGRDRRLVQWGPGLVALQEAEIPDHFGAVRAIAEGPGSELLVGTTKNALLRGDLAQGFSPVIQGHTDELWGLCTHPFQNRFLTCGHDRQLCLWDGEGHALAWSIDLKETGLCADFHPSGAVVAVGLNTGRWLVLDTETREIVSDITDGNEQLSVVRYSPDGLYLAIGSHDNMIYIYSVSSDGAKSSRFGRCVGHSSFITHLDWSKDGNFIMSNSGDYEILYWDVAGGCKLLRNRYESRDREWATYTCVLGFHVYGVWPDGSDGTDINSLCRSHNERVVAVADDFCKVHLFQYPCARAKAPSLVYGGHGSHVTSVRFTHDDSHLISLGGKDASIFQWRVLGAGGTGPVPTTPSRTPSLSPASSLDV from the exons ATGGACGGGGCCGGGGGGCCCG GTGAGGGCCCGGCTCAGGAGGCCCTGCAGTCCTTGAGCCGGCGGCTTCAGgtgcaggagaaggagatggagcTGGTGAAGGCAGCCTTGGCAGAAGCTCTTCGCCTGCTGCGGCTGCAGGCGCCCCCCACCTCCTTGCAGgaccctggcaccctgggccctCCGAGGGACAG CCCCGCAGCCCCCCCAGGACTGCCACCCACATGCAGCCCCTCCTTGGTGAGCCGAGGCACCCAGACGGAAGCAGAGGTGGAGGTGGAACCACCCCCTGGCCCCCCCGGGCTGAGCAACGGGCCCCCAGCTCCTCCCGGGGGCAGTGAAGAACCTAGTGGGGCCCAGTCTGAAGGagggggcagcagcagcagtggcacgGGCTCCCCTGGCCCCCCGGGGATCCTCAGGCTGGCTCAGCCCCCGCAGCGCACTGACAC GCCCCGGAGAAATTCTTCCTCCTCATCCCCCTCAGAACGGCCTCGCCAGAAACTCTCCCGGAAGGCAGCTTCCTCGGCCAACCTGTTATTGCGGTCTGGGAGCACAGAGAG CCGTGGGGGAAAAGACCCCCTCTCCAGCCCGGGGGGTCCTGGCTCTCGGAGGAGCAATTACAATTTAG AAGGCATCTCAGTGAAGATGTTCCTCCGAGGCCGCCCCATTACCATGTACATCCCATCTGGCATCCGCAGCCTGGAGGAGCTGCCCAGTGGCCCACCCCCGGAGACCCTCAGCCTTGATTGGGT GTATGGGTACCGGGGTCGTGACTCGCGCTCTAATCTGTTCGTGCTGCGCTCTGGGGAGGTGGTCTACTTTATCGCATGTGTGGTGGTGCTGTACCGGCCCGGGGGAGGCCCCGGGGGCCCTGGAGGTGGCGGCCAGAGACATTACCGGGGGCACACGGACTGCGTTCGATG CCTGGCTGTTCACCCTGATGGTGTGCGTGTAGCCTCAGGACAGACAGCCGGCGTGGATAAAGATGGAAAG ccCCTGCAGCCTGTGGTTCACGTCTGGGACTCCGAGACGCTGCTGAAGCTGCAGGAGATCGGACTGGGGGCCTTCGAGCGGGGTGTGGGGGCCCTGGCCTTTTCAGTTGCG GATCAGGGCGCTTTCCTCTGTGTGGTGGATGATTCCAACGAGCACATGCTGTCGGTGTGGGACTGCAGCCGGGGCACGAAGCTGGCTGAGATCAAG AGTACAAATGACTCAGTCCTCGCCGTTGGCTTCAACCCTCGTGACAGCAGCAGCATCGTCACCAGTGGGAAATCCCACGTCCACTTCTGGAACTGGAATGGTGGAACAGGGATTCCTGGGAACGGAACCCTCACCAGGAAACAGGGTGTCTTTGGG AAATACAAGAAGCCTAAGTTTATCCCCTGCTTCGTGTTCCTCCCGGATGGAGACATTCTCACTGGGGACTCAGAGGGGAACATCCTCACCTGGGGGCGGAGCCTCTCGGATTCCAGGACCCCAGGCAGGGGCGGGGCCAAAG AGACCTATGGGATTGTGGCCCAGGCACACGCTCATGAAGGTTCCATCTTCGCCCTGTGTCTCCGGCGGGACGGGACTGTGCTGAGTGGTGGTGGGCGGGACCGCCGGCTGGTCCAGTGGGGGCCCGGGTTGGTGGCCCTTCAGGAGGCGGAG ATTCCTGACCACTTCGGGGCTGTGCGGGCCATTGCAGAGGGGCCTGGCTCTGAGCTGCTGGTGGGCACCACGAAGAATGCGTTGCTGCGGGGAGATCTGGcccagggcttctcccctgtaaTCCAG GGTCACACGGATGAGCTCTGGGGGCTCTGCACACATCCCTTCCAGAACCGTTTCCTTACCTGTGGCCATGACCGGCAGCTCTGCCTCTGGGACGGGGAGGGCCATGCGCTGGCCTGGAGCATCGACCTCAAG gaGACTGGTCTCTGTGCTGACTTCCACCCCAGTGGGGCAGTTGTGGCCGTAGGACTGAAcacagggag GTGGCTGGTTTTGGACACAGAGACCAGAGAGATCGTGTCTGACATCACCGATGGCAATGAGCAGCTCTCAGTGGTTCGGTACAGCCCAG ATGGGTTGTACCTGGCCATCGGTTCCCATGACAACATGATCTACATCTATAGCGTTTCCAGTGATGGTGCCAAGTCCAGCCGTTTTGGCCGCTGTGTG GGTCACTCCAGCTTCATCACTCACCTTGACTGGTCCAAGGATGGGAACTTCATCATGTCCAATTCTGGGGACTATGAGATCCTTTACT GGGACGTGGCTGGAGGCTGTAAGCTGCTGAGGAATCGCTACGAGAGCCGAGACCGGGAGTGGGCCACCTACACCTGCGTGCTGGGCTTCCATGTCTATG GCGTGTGGCCAGATGGCTCGGATGGAACCGACATCAACTCCCTGTGCCGCTCCCACAACGAGCGCGTCGTGGCCGTTGCCGATGACTTCTGCAAAGTGCACCTCTTCCAGTACCCGTGCGCGCGCGCCAAG GCGCCGAGCCTTGTGTACGGTGGTCACGGCAGCCACGTGACCAGCGTCCGGTTCACGCACGACGACTCGCACCTCATCTCGCTGGGCGGCAAGGACGCCAGCATCTTCCAGTGGCGAGTGTTGGGCGCTGGGGGCACGGGGCCGGTGCCCACCACGCCCTCTCGAAccccctccctgtcccctgccTCCTCTCTTGACGTCTGA
- the ROM1 gene encoding rod outer segment membrane protein 1: MAPVLPLVLPLQPRIRLAQGLWLLSWLLVLVGGLTLLCSGHLLVQLWHLGTFLAPSCPFSALPQVALAASAVALGTGLVGSGASRASLDAEQYPPWRGVLGPLLVAGTAGGGGLLVLALGLALALPGTLDTGLEEGLGSALAHYKDTEVPGRCQAKRLLDELQLRHHCCGRHGYKDWFGIQWVSNRYLDPNDHDVVDRIQSNVEGLYLIDGVPFSCCNPHSPRPCLQSQLSDPHAHPLFDPRQPNLNLWSQGCHEVLLGHLQGLASTLGNMLAVTFLLQTLVLLGLRYLQTALEGLGGVIDGEGEAQGYLFPAGLKDMLKTAWLQEVGPHRPAPGEGPPEEPPKEGLPEA; this comes from the exons ATGGCGCCGGTGCTGCCCCTGGTCCTGCCCCTCCAGCCCCGCATCCGTCTGGCGCAGGGGCTCTGGCTCCTCTCCTGGCTGCTCGTGCTGGTCGGTGGCCTCACCCTCCTCTGTAGCGGGCACCTCCTGGTCCAGCTATGGCACCTCGGTACCTTCTTGGCTCCCTCCTGCCCATTCTCTGCCCTGCCCCAGGTTGCCTTGGCGGCCAGTGCAGTGGCTCTGGGCACAGGACTGGTGGGCTCAGGAGCTAGCCGGGCCAGTCTGGATGCAGAACAATACCCTCCCTGGCGAGGGGTCCTGGGCCCGCTGCTGGTGGCTGGCacagcggggggcggggggctcctGGTCCTCGCCCTGGGACTagccctggctttacctgggacTCTGGACACggggctggaggagggcctggggtCTGCCTTGGCTCACTACAAGGACACAGAGGTGCCCGGACGCTGTCAAGCCAAACGGCTGTTGGACGAGCTGCAGCTGAGGCACCACTGCTGCGGCCGTCATGGCTACAAGGATTGGTTTGGAATCCAGTGGGTCAGCAACCGTTACCTGGATCCCAATGACCACGACGTGGTTGA CCGGATCCAGAGCAATGTGGAAGGCCTGTATCTGATTGATGGGGTCCCTTTCTCCTGCTGTAATCCCCACTCACCCAGACCTTGCCTGCAAAGCCAGCTCTCAgacccccacgcccaccccctCTTTGATCCCCGACAGCCCAACCTCAACCTCTGGTCCCAAGGATGCCACGAGGTGTTGCTGGGGCACTTGCAGGGGCTGGCAAGCACACTGGGCAACATGCTGGCTGTTACCTTCCTGCTGCAG ACTCTGGTACTTCTGGGCCTGCGGTACCTGCAGACGGCACTGGAGGGGCTCGGAGGAGTCAttgatggggagggagaggcccAGGGCTACCTCTTTCCTGCTGGGCTGAAAGACATGCTGAAAACAGCTTGGCTGCAGGAAGTAGGGCCCCACAGGCCAGCACCTGGGGAGGGCCCCCCAGAA
- the EML3 gene encoding echinoderm microtubule-associated protein-like 3 isoform X2, with protein sequence MDGAGGPGEGPAQEALQSLSRRLQVQEKEMELVKAALAEALRLLRLQAPPTSLQDPGTLGPPRDSSPAAPPGLPPTCSPSLVSRGTQTEAEVEVEPPPGPPGLSNGPPAPPGGSEEPSGAQSEGGGSSSSGTGSPGPPGILRLAQPPQRTDTPRRNSSSSSPSERPRQKLSRKAASSANLLLRSGSTESRGGKDPLSSPGGPGSRRSNYNLEGISVKMFLRGRPITMYIPSGIRSLEELPSGPPPETLSLDWVYGYRGRDSRSNLFVLRSGEVVYFIACVVVLYRPGGGPGGPGGGGQRHYRGHTDCVRCLAVHPDGVRVASGQTAGVDKDGKPLQPVVHVWDSETLLKLQEIGLGAFERGVGALAFSVADQGAFLCVVDDSNEHMLSVWDCSRGTKLAEIKSTNDSVLAVGFNPRDSSSIVTSGKSHVHFWNWNGGTGIPGNGTLTRKQGVFGKYKKPKFIPCFVFLPDGDILTGDSEGNILTWGRSLSDSRTPGRGGAKETYGIVAQAHAHEGSIFALCLRRDGTVLSGGGRDRRLVQWGPGLVALQEAEIPDHFGAVRAIAEGPGSELLVGTTKNALLRGDLAQGFSPVIQGHTDELWGLCTHPFQNRFLTCGHDRQLCLWDGEGHALAWSIDLKETGLCADFHPSGAVVAVGLNTGRWLVLDTETREIVSDITDGNEQLSVVRYSPDGLYLAIGSHDNMIYIYSVSSDGAKSSRFGRCVGHSSFITHLDWSKDGNFIMSNSGDYEILYWDVAGGCKLLRNRYESRDREWATYTCVLGFHVYGVWPDGSDGTDINSLCRSHNERVVAVADDFCKVHLFQYPCARAKAPSLVYGGHGSHVTSVRFTHDDSHLISLGGKDASIFQWRVLGAGGTGPVPTTPSRTPSLSPASSLDV encoded by the exons ATGGACGGGGCCGGGGGGCCCG GTGAGGGCCCGGCTCAGGAGGCCCTGCAGTCCTTGAGCCGGCGGCTTCAGgtgcaggagaaggagatggagcTGGTGAAGGCAGCCTTGGCAGAAGCTCTTCGCCTGCTGCGGCTGCAGGCGCCCCCCACCTCCTTGCAGgaccctggcaccctgggccctCCGAGGGACAG CAGCCCCGCAGCCCCCCCAGGACTGCCACCCACATGCAGCCCCTCCTTGGTGAGCCGAGGCACCCAGACGGAAGCAGAGGTGGAGGTGGAACCACCCCCTGGCCCCCCCGGGCTGAGCAACGGGCCCCCAGCTCCTCCCGGGGGCAGTGAAGAACCTAGTGGGGCCCAGTCTGAAGGagggggcagcagcagcagtggcacgGGCTCCCCTGGCCCCCCGGGGATCCTCAGGCTGGCTCAGCCCCCGCAGCGCACTGACAC GCCCCGGAGAAATTCTTCCTCCTCATCCCCCTCAGAACGGCCTCGCCAGAAACTCTCCCGGAAGGCAGCTTCCTCGGCCAACCTGTTATTGCGGTCTGGGAGCACAGAGAG CCGTGGGGGAAAAGACCCCCTCTCCAGCCCGGGGGGTCCTGGCTCTCGGAGGAGCAATTACAATTTAG AAGGCATCTCAGTGAAGATGTTCCTCCGAGGCCGCCCCATTACCATGTACATCCCATCTGGCATCCGCAGCCTGGAGGAGCTGCCCAGTGGCCCACCCCCGGAGACCCTCAGCCTTGATTGGGT GTATGGGTACCGGGGTCGTGACTCGCGCTCTAATCTGTTCGTGCTGCGCTCTGGGGAGGTGGTCTACTTTATCGCATGTGTGGTGGTGCTGTACCGGCCCGGGGGAGGCCCCGGGGGCCCTGGAGGTGGCGGCCAGAGACATTACCGGGGGCACACGGACTGCGTTCGATG CCTGGCTGTTCACCCTGATGGTGTGCGTGTAGCCTCAGGACAGACAGCCGGCGTGGATAAAGATGGAAAG ccCCTGCAGCCTGTGGTTCACGTCTGGGACTCCGAGACGCTGCTGAAGCTGCAGGAGATCGGACTGGGGGCCTTCGAGCGGGGTGTGGGGGCCCTGGCCTTTTCAGTTGCG GATCAGGGCGCTTTCCTCTGTGTGGTGGATGATTCCAACGAGCACATGCTGTCGGTGTGGGACTGCAGCCGGGGCACGAAGCTGGCTGAGATCAAG AGTACAAATGACTCAGTCCTCGCCGTTGGCTTCAACCCTCGTGACAGCAGCAGCATCGTCACCAGTGGGAAATCCCACGTCCACTTCTGGAACTGGAATGGTGGAACAGGGATTCCTGGGAACGGAACCCTCACCAGGAAACAGGGTGTCTTTGGG AAATACAAGAAGCCTAAGTTTATCCCCTGCTTCGTGTTCCTCCCGGATGGAGACATTCTCACTGGGGACTCAGAGGGGAACATCCTCACCTGGGGGCGGAGCCTCTCGGATTCCAGGACCCCAGGCAGGGGCGGGGCCAAAG AGACCTATGGGATTGTGGCCCAGGCACACGCTCATGAAGGTTCCATCTTCGCCCTGTGTCTCCGGCGGGACGGGACTGTGCTGAGTGGTGGTGGGCGGGACCGCCGGCTGGTCCAGTGGGGGCCCGGGTTGGTGGCCCTTCAGGAGGCGGAG ATTCCTGACCACTTCGGGGCTGTGCGGGCCATTGCAGAGGGGCCTGGCTCTGAGCTGCTGGTGGGCACCACGAAGAATGCGTTGCTGCGGGGAGATCTGGcccagggcttctcccctgtaaTCCAG GGTCACACGGATGAGCTCTGGGGGCTCTGCACACATCCCTTCCAGAACCGTTTCCTTACCTGTGGCCATGACCGGCAGCTCTGCCTCTGGGACGGGGAGGGCCATGCGCTGGCCTGGAGCATCGACCTCAAG gaGACTGGTCTCTGTGCTGACTTCCACCCCAGTGGGGCAGTTGTGGCCGTAGGACTGAAcacagggag GTGGCTGGTTTTGGACACAGAGACCAGAGAGATCGTGTCTGACATCACCGATGGCAATGAGCAGCTCTCAGTGGTTCGGTACAGCCCAG ATGGGTTGTACCTGGCCATCGGTTCCCATGACAACATGATCTACATCTATAGCGTTTCCAGTGATGGTGCCAAGTCCAGCCGTTTTGGCCGCTGTGTG GGTCACTCCAGCTTCATCACTCACCTTGACTGGTCCAAGGATGGGAACTTCATCATGTCCAATTCTGGGGACTATGAGATCCTTTACT GGGACGTGGCTGGAGGCTGTAAGCTGCTGAGGAATCGCTACGAGAGCCGAGACCGGGAGTGGGCCACCTACACCTGCGTGCTGGGCTTCCATGTCTATG GCGTGTGGCCAGATGGCTCGGATGGAACCGACATCAACTCCCTGTGCCGCTCCCACAACGAGCGCGTCGTGGCCGTTGCCGATGACTTCTGCAAAGTGCACCTCTTCCAGTACCCGTGCGCGCGCGCCAAG GCGCCGAGCCTTGTGTACGGTGGTCACGGCAGCCACGTGACCAGCGTCCGGTTCACGCACGACGACTCGCACCTCATCTCGCTGGGCGGCAAGGACGCCAGCATCTTCCAGTGGCGAGTGTTGGGCGCTGGGGGCACGGGGCCGGTGCCCACCACGCCCTCTCGAAccccctccctgtcccctgccTCCTCTCTTGACGTCTGA